TGGCCGGCGGCGAATCGACCTACAATCCAAACTACGTCTTTTCGCTCAATGTCGAAGCCGGGGATGTCATCTGGGCCGGAACCTGGGGTGGTGGGGTGAGCCGCTTTGACGGCAAGACGTGGCAGAATTTTACGACCAAGGATGGATTGCCCGGCAATATCGTCTATAGCCTGGTGCGGGATGGCCGGGGAGTTCTCTGGGCCGGCACCAACAATGGGATTGGATTCTATCAGGATGGTACCTGGCGTCCCTTTGCCCATAACCTTCGCCTGCAAGGGAAGGATGTCTATGCCATGGCCGTGACCCCCGCCGGGGAGTTGTGGGCTGGAACCAGGGGGGAAGTCGTGCGGATTGGTCTTGCACCCCCAAAATGAGATCGAGGAGTGCGCAGTGAAAGCTGACATGAAAATTTATGTCGTAACGGGGGCAGCCATTCTCGTGGTGGCCACACTGGTTGCCGGTGCCTATCTGGTGGGCGTCAAACAGGGGGCCAGGAGCGGTTCAGGAGCCGGGGTTGCCGCCCAGCAGTCCGGTACGAAGCCACTCCTGCTCGGCAATGTGGCCGGACCTTTGGCACCAGGGGCCGAGGTTCCAGCCGCCCATCCCCCCATTCCCGGCCTGAATCCTGATGGCACCCCTGCTCCCCAGGGTGCTGCCCAGGGTGCCGCTCAGGGTGCGGCCCAGGGTCAGGGTGCGACGGACCCGGGTGCAGCCCAAGGTACCGTCCTGGGCAAGCCCAATGAAAAATTCACCCATTTCCGGGTCGGCAATCGCAATGTCAAGGATATGCTGGCTGACGGCCAACATATCTGGGTGGGGACCTCGGGCGGTGCCATTCGCTATGACACCCAGTCCGGCGACTACAAACTGTTCGATGTGCGCAATGGCAGCCTCCTTGCCAATGGCGTGTTTCATGTCGGACGCTATGGCGACCGGATTGCGGTGGGCACCTATGGCGGGGGACTCTCCGTCCTCGATCCCAAGACCCAAAAATGGCAGACCTACAATATTCCCAATGGCTTGGCTGATGCTTTCGTCTACGACTCCCTGCAATTGCCCAATGGGGACATCTGGATCGCCACCTGGTCCGGTGCCAACCGAATCCGGGGTGGCAATCTGGATGATCGGACCAAATGGGACCTTTTTACGGTGGAAAACACCAAGGGCGGCCTGCCCAACGATTGGGTGTATGGTCTGGCGGCAGGCAAGGATGGCGAGGTGTGGCTTGCCACCGAAGGGGGTTTGGGTCGCTTCAAGGATGATC
This window of the Magnetococcales bacterium genome carries:
- a CDS encoding regulator; translation: MKIYVVTGAAILVVATLVAGAYLVGVKQGARSGSGAGVAAQQSGTKPLLLGNVAGPLAPGAEVPAAHPPIPGLNPDGTPAPQGAAQGAAQGAAQGQGATDPGAAQGTVLGKPNEKFTHFRVGNRNVKDMLADGQHIWVGTSGGAIRYDTQSGDYKLFDVRNGSLLANGVFHVGRYGDRIAVGTYGGGLSVLDPKTQKWQTYNIPNGLADAFVYDSLQLPNGDIWIATWSGANRIRGGNLDDRTKWDLFTVENTKGGLPNDWVYGLAAGKDGEVWLATEGGLGRFKDDQWQHWTHENGLGMTYEAVKDQNDFMNDPAKTSSHHAQQKEEQGLSRVTTAYNPNYIISLQVDNKGQVWCGTWGGGLARFDGTQWKNYSVKDGLPANFIFMLHYDEKGTLWAGTNKGLARMEGEGFKVMTTKEGLFSDNVFSLAFTQEGSMWVGSFGGVARLMPNTW